In a single window of the Micromonospora sp. WMMD1155 genome:
- the era gene encoding GTPase Era: protein MSPVQDPEARPYRAGFGCFVGRPNAGKSTLTNAIVGTKIAITSNKPQTTRHVIRAVLHRPESQLVLVDTPGLHRPRTLLGERLNDLVRSTWTEVDVIGLCIPADEPVGRGDRFITGELAELKATVLAVVTKTDLVDKRRLAEQLLAVSELGDFAAVVPVSAVSGHQVDTLVDVMTDYLPPSPQLYPDDMLTDDPEQVMVAELIREAALEGVRDELPHSIAVVVEEMIPEGQLTKIYADVYVERPSQKAIVIGHRASRLKEVGTNARRQIEELLGGRVYLDLHVRVAKDWQRDPKQLRKLGF from the coding sequence GTGAGCCCCGTGCAGGACCCGGAGGCGAGGCCGTACCGGGCCGGGTTCGGCTGTTTCGTCGGCCGGCCCAACGCGGGCAAGTCCACGCTCACCAACGCCATCGTCGGCACCAAGATCGCGATCACCTCGAACAAACCGCAGACCACCCGGCACGTCATCCGGGCCGTGCTGCACCGCCCGGAGTCGCAGTTGGTCCTGGTCGACACCCCGGGCCTGCACCGCCCCCGGACGCTGCTCGGTGAGCGCCTCAACGACCTGGTCCGGTCCACCTGGACGGAGGTCGACGTGATCGGCCTGTGCATCCCGGCGGACGAGCCGGTCGGGCGCGGCGACCGGTTCATCACCGGCGAGTTGGCCGAGTTGAAGGCGACGGTGCTGGCGGTGGTCACCAAGACCGACCTGGTGGACAAGCGCCGGCTGGCGGAGCAGTTGCTCGCGGTGAGCGAGCTGGGGGACTTCGCCGCGGTGGTGCCGGTGAGCGCGGTCTCCGGGCACCAGGTGGACACGCTCGTCGACGTGATGACCGACTACCTGCCGCCGTCGCCGCAGCTCTACCCGGACGACATGCTGACCGACGACCCCGAGCAGGTGATGGTCGCGGAGCTGATCCGGGAGGCCGCCCTGGAAGGGGTCCGCGACGAGCTGCCGCACTCCATCGCCGTCGTGGTGGAGGAGATGATCCCCGAAGGTCAACTGACGAAGATCTACGCCGACGTGTACGTCGAGCGACCCAGCCAGAAGGCGATCGTGATCGGTCATCGGGCGAGCCGGCTCAAGGAGGTCGGCACCAACGCCCGCCGCCAGATCGAGGAGCTGCTGGGCGGCCGGGTCTATCTCGACCTGCACGTACGGGTGGCGAAGGACTGGCAGCGCGACCCGAAGCAGCTGCGCAAGCTGGGCTTCTGA
- a CDS encoding DUF4097 family beta strand repeat-containing protein: protein MAMQPTSGGLRRRAAAPVALGLATTLIVLAGCDNLAMRRLDYDDTEPVKITNIRVLPGSGDVVVRGTGTAAEARIKRVVRYQGGEPQARYEIKGSELVLDTDCGDRCSVSYEVTVPEGVALQGESGSGDVELSRVGAVELRLGSGDVRVTGADGKVEVETGSGNIDVSEVSGAVRLRAGSGDITARRLVATTDAEAGSGNVTVELDTPAAARVHASSGDVTLLVPPGSYRVRSGAGSGDTRVTVADDPAASLVLDGSAGSGNVTISQR, encoded by the coding sequence ATGGCAATGCAACCGACCTCCGGCGGTCTCCGTCGGCGCGCCGCCGCCCCCGTGGCCCTGGGGCTGGCGACCACCCTCATCGTGCTCGCCGGGTGCGACAACCTGGCCATGCGTCGGCTCGACTACGACGACACCGAGCCGGTGAAGATCACCAACATCCGGGTGCTGCCGGGTTCCGGCGATGTGGTCGTCCGGGGCACCGGCACCGCGGCGGAGGCGCGGATCAAGCGGGTGGTGCGCTACCAGGGCGGCGAGCCGCAGGCCCGGTACGAGATCAAGGGCAGCGAGCTGGTGCTGGACACCGACTGCGGCGACCGGTGCAGCGTCTCCTACGAGGTCACCGTGCCGGAGGGGGTGGCCCTCCAGGGCGAGTCCGGTTCGGGTGACGTCGAGCTGAGCAGGGTCGGCGCGGTGGAGCTTCGGCTGGGTTCGGGTGACGTACGGGTCACCGGGGCCGATGGCAAGGTCGAGGTGGAGACCGGCTCCGGCAACATCGACGTGAGCGAGGTCAGCGGGGCCGTCCGCCTGCGCGCCGGGTCCGGTGACATCACCGCACGACGGCTCGTCGCCACCACGGATGCCGAGGCCGGCTCCGGCAATGTCACAGTCGAGCTGGACACACCGGCTGCGGCGCGGGTGCACGCGTCCAGCGGCGACGTGACGTTGCTGGTGCCGCCGGGCAGCTACCGGGTGCGCTCCGGTGCGGGCTCCGGGGACACTCGGGTCACCGTCGCCGACGACCCGGCCGCGTCCCTGGTGCTCGACGGTTCGGCCGGCAGCGGCAACGTGACGATCAGCCAACGTTGA
- a CDS encoding acyltransferase, with protein MRNRYLDLLRFLAIVRVVVYHVTGWATLTLVFPAMSVMFALAGSLMAASLTRSGPTAVARRLRRLLPSLWVLAAVFVPAMLLTGLPVSPRVLLWLFPIADPPANDWGALALSVIWYLRDYLWFVLASPVAFWLFRRAPLPTVLAPYLLLVAIEAGIYPAPPVLREFGLYFGAWTLGFAHHAGMLRRLSGRLLYPVAAALAVGGGAWIVGHPGPRGYDLNDNHLGNALWSAAFILVVLGRAPSGVVWLSRSRLADRAVTVVNRRALTVYLWHMPFVVALTPLVDVVGWSHQDPVGLAIRVLLVFALVGLVTLAVGWVEDVAARRRPELIPGGPPRPAGAAAPVGEPPAGPDARSGALSGDSVGAGSSRRAPEPAAVPAQRSAGEPTTVDVNVG; from the coding sequence ATGCGCAACAGGTACCTCGATCTGCTCCGATTCCTGGCCATCGTCCGAGTGGTCGTCTACCACGTCACCGGGTGGGCGACCCTCACCCTCGTCTTCCCCGCCATGTCGGTGATGTTCGCGCTGGCCGGTTCGTTGATGGCCGCGTCGCTGACCCGCTCCGGGCCGACGGCGGTCGCGCGTCGGCTGCGTCGGCTGCTGCCGTCACTGTGGGTGCTCGCGGCGGTCTTCGTACCGGCCATGCTGCTCACCGGTCTGCCGGTGAGCCCCCGGGTTCTGCTGTGGCTGTTCCCGATCGCCGACCCGCCGGCCAACGACTGGGGCGCACTGGCCCTGAGCGTCATCTGGTACCTGCGCGACTACCTGTGGTTCGTGCTCGCCTCACCCGTGGCGTTCTGGCTGTTCCGGCGTGCCCCGCTGCCCACGGTGCTGGCCCCGTACCTCCTCCTGGTGGCGATCGAAGCGGGGATCTACCCGGCACCACCGGTGCTGCGCGAGTTCGGGCTGTACTTCGGGGCGTGGACGCTGGGCTTCGCCCACCACGCCGGGATGCTGCGCCGGCTCTCCGGCCGGTTGCTCTATCCGGTGGCGGCCGCCCTCGCGGTGGGCGGCGGTGCCTGGATCGTCGGGCATCCCGGCCCACGCGGGTACGACCTGAACGACAACCACCTGGGCAACGCACTCTGGTCGGCCGCGTTCATCCTGGTCGTCCTGGGTCGGGCCCCCTCCGGGGTGGTGTGGCTGAGTCGCAGTCGGCTGGCCGACCGGGCGGTGACAGTCGTCAACCGGCGGGCGCTCACCGTCTATCTCTGGCACATGCCGTTCGTGGTGGCGCTCACCCCGCTCGTCGACGTGGTGGGTTGGTCCCACCAGGACCCGGTGGGGTTGGCCATCCGGGTGCTGCTGGTCTTCGCGCTGGTCGGACTGGTCACCCTCGCCGTCGGCTGGGTCGAGGACGTCGCCGCCCGTCGCCGCCCGGAGCTGATCCCCGGTGGCCCGCCGCGCCCGGCCGGGGCGGCCGCGCCCGTCGGCGAGCCCCCAGCCGGGCCGGATGCCCGGTCCGGTGCGCTGTCGGGCGACTCCGTCGGTGCGGGGTCGTCCAGGCGTGCGCCCGAGCCGGCCGCGGTGCCGGCCCAGCGGTCGGCCGGGGAGCCGACCACCGTCGACGTCAACGTTGGCTGA
- the ybeY gene encoding rRNA maturation RNase YbeY, whose product MSIEIANESGVDVDTDAVLAVARHALDEMGVNPLAELSVLLVDIDYMTELNHRWMGGDGPTDVLAFPMDEGSVDHGPGESAPAGGEPALLGDIVLCPEVAAKQAATAGHSPADELHLLTVHGVLHLLGYDHAEPEEEREMFGLQARLLASWRSTRTQ is encoded by the coding sequence ATCGAGATCGCCAACGAGTCCGGTGTCGACGTCGACACCGACGCCGTGCTCGCCGTCGCCCGGCACGCCCTCGACGAGATGGGGGTCAACCCCCTCGCCGAGTTGTCCGTGCTGTTGGTCGACATCGACTACATGACCGAGCTGAACCACCGCTGGATGGGTGGCGACGGCCCGACCGACGTGCTCGCCTTCCCCATGGACGAGGGCAGCGTCGACCACGGCCCGGGTGAGTCCGCGCCGGCCGGCGGCGAGCCCGCCCTGCTCGGCGACATCGTGCTGTGCCCCGAGGTCGCGGCCAAGCAGGCGGCGACGGCCGGGCACTCGCCCGCCGACGAGCTGCACCTGCTCACCGTGCACGGGGTGCTGCACCTGCTTGGCTACGACCACGCCGAGCCGGAGGAGGAGCGGGAGATGTTCGGTCTCCAGGCCCGACTGCTGGCCAGCTGGCGGTCGACCCGCACCCAGTGA
- a CDS encoding cytidine deaminase produces MPDTPAAPAARPAPTASAELSAEDAKLVVLARGARGRVGAVEGAAVRDQDGRTYAAASVALPSLTLTALQLAVASAVAAGASRLEAAVVVTEASTLDGAGHAAVRDLAVDAPIHLAAPDGTVLGTVTQ; encoded by the coding sequence ATGCCTGACACACCCGCCGCCCCCGCCGCCCGGCCGGCCCCCACCGCGTCAGCCGAGCTGAGCGCCGAGGACGCCAAGCTGGTCGTCCTGGCCCGGGGCGCCCGCGGGCGGGTCGGCGCCGTGGAGGGCGCCGCGGTCCGGGATCAGGACGGCCGGACGTACGCGGCGGCCAGCGTCGCGCTGCCGTCGCTGACCCTCACCGCGTTGCAGTTGGCTGTCGCGTCGGCGGTGGCGGCCGGGGCGAGTCGGCTGGAGGCGGCGGTGGTGGTGACCGAGGCGTCGACGCTGGACGGCGCCGGTCACGCGGCGGTGCGTGACCTCGCGGTGGACGCCCCGATCCACCTGGCCGCCCCGGATGGCACGGTCCTCGGCACGGTGACCCAGTGA